Proteins encoded by one window of Pseudomonadota bacterium:
- a CDS encoding Nif3-like dinuclear metal center hexameric protein → MTNPSVREISSFLDTELKHADYTKDASLNGLQIESGASSVQKIGFAVDAGLSVAQSAIEQRCQLLVVHHGVLWGENAPITGPWARKLELFLSRGLSLYASHLPLDGHLVHGNAAQIALLLSLSDVSQCFEYGGAPIGVRGSLSSPQSIEQIAATLSSTEGALQPPLLLPFGQREIRSIGIATGAGTGVIPDCAALGIDLLITGEPKQAAYHMAKEYECSVLCIGHYASETFGIRALERVLAQRFNVQTVWISEPTGI, encoded by the coding sequence ATGACCAATCCATCAGTTCGAGAGATCTCCTCCTTTCTAGATACAGAGCTTAAGCACGCTGACTACACCAAAGACGCCTCACTAAACGGCCTGCAGATTGAAAGCGGCGCCAGCTCGGTACAAAAAATAGGCTTTGCGGTCGATGCGGGGCTCTCTGTCGCACAAAGCGCCATCGAACAGCGCTGCCAGCTCCTTGTGGTTCATCACGGGGTGCTGTGGGGAGAGAATGCTCCGATCACTGGCCCATGGGCTCGCAAGCTTGAGCTATTTCTCAGCCGTGGGCTCTCGCTCTACGCTAGCCACCTGCCGCTAGATGGACATCTAGTTCATGGGAACGCTGCCCAGATCGCCCTGCTCCTCAGCCTCTCAGATGTCTCACAGTGCTTCGAATACGGAGGAGCCCCTATCGGTGTACGTGGCTCGCTATCATCTCCACAAAGTATAGAGCAGATTGCAGCAACTCTCTCCTCTACCGAAGGTGCTCTGCAGCCACCGCTACTCCTCCCCTTCGGACAACGAGAGATCCGGAGTATCGGAATCGCAACAGGTGCAGGGACGGGCGTGATTCCGGACTGCGCAGCACTCGGTATAGATCTCCTTATTACGGGAGAGCCGAAGCAAGCCGCGTATCACATGGCTAAGGAATATGAGTGCTCGGTCCTCTGTATCGGCCACTATGCAAGCGAGACCTTCGGTATTCGGGCCCTAGAGCGTGTACTTGCACAGAGATTTAATGTACAAACTGTGTGGATAAGTGAACCAACAGGAATCTAG
- the accD gene encoding acetyl-CoA carboxylase, carboxyltransferase subunit beta, with translation MGWFTRSKAPKQAGEVSEPLQLPDDIWTKCPKCEAILYTKDLRRAFGVCPKCSHHFRLTARQRIPILVDRHSFLEIDANLRSVDPLNFKDKKRYKDRLKDTEKKTGSIEAVVTGRARILNIPVMLGTFDSSFMGGSMGSVVGEKLARLIELGRDERRPVIIISASGGARMQEGLFSLMQMAKVSAALAQLGKNHIPYISILTDPTTGGVAASLAMLGDVIIAEPDALIGFAGPRVIEGTLKQKLPEGFQRSEFLLEHGMLDRIVSRTAMRDELGVILRNFGFGI, from the coding sequence ATGGGTTGGTTTACACGTAGCAAAGCACCGAAACAGGCAGGCGAGGTATCAGAGCCGCTGCAGTTACCTGATGATATCTGGACCAAGTGTCCAAAGTGCGAGGCTATCCTTTACACTAAGGACCTGCGCAGGGCCTTCGGAGTATGTCCAAAATGCTCGCATCATTTTCGCTTAACAGCGCGCCAACGTATTCCGATATTGGTCGACAGGCACTCGTTTCTTGAGATCGATGCTAATTTACGCTCAGTTGATCCACTGAATTTCAAGGACAAGAAGAGGTATAAGGATAGGCTTAAGGACACGGAAAAAAAGACCGGATCGATAGAGGCCGTGGTTACCGGTCGTGCTCGTATTCTCAATATACCGGTTATGTTGGGTACCTTTGACTCCTCCTTTATGGGCGGCAGTATGGGGTCTGTCGTAGGAGAGAAGTTAGCGCGGCTGATTGAGCTCGGTCGTGATGAGCGTCGACCCGTAATTATCATATCGGCGTCAGGTGGCGCGCGCATGCAGGAGGGGCTTTTCTCCCTTATGCAGATGGCAAAGGTAAGTGCTGCGCTAGCACAGCTAGGAAAGAATCATATCCCGTACATCTCAATCCTGACGGATCCTACCACTGGGGGCGTTGCAGCCTCTCTTGCTATGCTCGGAGATGTCATTATCGCCGAGCCAGATGCATTGATCGGATTCGCCGGCCCACGTGTAATTGAGGGTACACTTAAGCAGAAGCTTCCGGAGGGGTTCCAGCGCTCTGAATTCCTGCTTGAGCACGGAATGTTAGACAGGATCGTCTCGCGCACAGCGATGCGAGATGAGCTTGGCGTGATATTGCGTAACTTTGGCTTTGGAATATAA